A region from the bacterium genome encodes:
- a CDS encoding tetratricopeptide repeat protein — LGNALVGMKRPEGVAALERAISIKPDYVPPYTSLAWYYLGVGDLRGAEATARRLRQRDILQADRLEKVIDFTRSTRPR; from the coding sequence TCTCGGCAATGCGCTTGTCGGCATGAAACGGCCCGAAGGCGTTGCCGCACTCGAGCGGGCCATCAGCATCAAGCCTGACTATGTGCCTCCGTATACTTCGCTTGCTTGGTACTACCTTGGTGTTGGAGACCTCCGAGGCGCTGAGGCGACGGCACGACGACTTCGCCAGCGGGACATACTGCAAGCGGATCGTTTGGAAAAGGTCATCGACTTTACGAGATCAACGAGGCCTCGCTGA